The sequence TGTGTACATGAGAAGAATGATTGCAAACAGCTCATAATTAGTTTTACAATTTTTAtcaaaaataaaataatggGCTAAATTTCATTTCTAGCTGGCCTGAACCTATGTTATCCATTCTAACTAGCTGGGCCTATAACAATAGCTATAAATATCCACCTCCAACTCAGAATCGAGAGTTGAACAGCAGTGACCTGAGGGTACGTCAACAGGCCCTCCTATTGCTGTGTGATGTGCTACACTTGAGGGAGAACCTGGCCACTGCTCTGGGTGAGGGAATAGCCTCGTCCCTCCAGGCCCTGCTCTCTGATGGAGATGGTGTGGTCAGGGAGCGCAGTGCTCAAGCCCTCACCATTATAGCCCGTGCGTGAATATTTTAATAATCATAGGGATACGTGATTGCTATTGTTGATTGATagtttcaatataattatacagaacatTCTCTTGGACGGCAGACGTTCCTTCAATTAGATACACTAACCGCTCTCTCCAAACTGGTAAGTTATTTAAGGCTGTGAAATTTAAAACAATAAATGTGTTTTGTCAGTTTTCAGATGTTGAGTACGAGGTACGCTACAATGCTCACTGTGCAGTGGAGATGGCCTCTCGAATCAAGAATGGTATGTTGTATGGATTTtgcaaatcagcagaaatgttgaccctttgctatattgcgttctggcagtACTAGTTTAGGTTTTTGCAAAATAATCAACAttcgcaaagttcacataataattattattgtttgatactcgcaaaacattctagtaatacggtagatTCGTTAGTTATAAATAAGCCTGGTTGATTGCAGGGGCTCAGGGAACAGTGGCTGCAGACCTGATCCCACTCTGTGTGGAGAAGTTGGTACAAGAAGATAGTGAACAACTGAAGGTACACACACTTTTAAACACACAAAaaataaccccccccccctacattCACAGGAAGTGATTATGGACACTCTTCACTGGTGCTTTCAGGTTAACACTGCCCAGGGGATTAACGTCAAAACTATCATCATAGCGACTGATCTCCTAGGCCACAGCAATTGCAACATTCGTGGTCGAGCTGCTCGTCTCCTATATGATCTCACAGTTCCTCTGGTGGGAAAGGAGGAGGGGTGTGGTTGTGGGTGTGTTCCTATTCTCGTGGGACTGCTCGAGGATAAAGATATGTTTGTCAGGGCTCAGGCTGCTGCTGCACTCATgaggtacagtgtgtgtgtctagtaTAATTAAGCTTGGGGTGATTTTTCTGTATCAGGCCCATTTTCGGAGCTAACTTTTATtatccataacttgtgttgggaaTGTTTAATTTCGAAACTAAGAGTttatttagtagctgtttggtagctTTCAGGCCGTATGAAAGtgtaataccgtatatcttctaatttatcggacacttctaattaccccggacactcttttgggcaattttcgttgttctaataaaacggacactccagtgctttaatattacatttgttctaaatatccggacaatactttgaaaagtAGAGTTTacattcacagacggcaagtaagacttagagtgctgcggttagatagctttgagtagctagttttagatagctagtgcaactattcagtcgcacactgttctattaaacttagctagctcgcatgcagctgcttgcttgttctaattattccggacacttcgcatgctctataaaagtctgttccaattatacccggacaatttccaaaataattattttttactgtccgataaattagaagatatacggtactgttGTAATTGGTCACTGTTTCAACAAAAACATAG comes from Halichondria panicea chromosome 3, odHalPani1.1, whole genome shotgun sequence and encodes:
- the LOC135333532 gene encoding radial spoke head 14 homolog, whose protein sequence is MATPRVSARLPLYDPSKSSLAYGDRAIPKLNRELNSSDLRVRQQALLLLCDVLHLRENLATALGEGIASSLQALLSDGDGVVRERSAQALTIIAQHSLGRQTFLQLDTLTALSKLFSDVEYEVRYNAHCAVEMASRIKNGAQGTVAADLIPLCVEKLVQEDSEQLKEVIMDTLHWCFQVNTAQGINVKTIIIATDLLGHSNCNIRGRAARLLYDLTVPLVGKEEGCGCGCVPILVGLLEDKDMFVRAQAAAALMSISVITKGKYCLLKSGALPKLVALLTDPCSEARLNSIKALTLLAETPVGKAQLQSSRQQLEERVASDDSEMVVKAAQTALKVITWTP